ACGATCATGGAAAGGAATGTATAAAGGATTTTATTGGCCAAGATGGAAAATGTTTTTAGAGGCTTTAAAAAAGGCATCTATTAATAATACTTCTTTTGATGAAAATAGAGAAAGAGAATCAATTAAAAATTGGGAAATAAATTGGACAGAAAGCAATAAATAGATTCTAAGATTGCAATTACTACGTATATACGCATAATTTAACTTCATATTTATAACATAACCTAAAAACCACACGATCTCAATGAAAGAAAAAATTACGAAATCGATTTATTAGTCAGTTTTTCATTATATAATTGTATAAAAAAAACGTCGCTAAGTCTTGATTTTACTGGCCTTATAGAAATTATCCATGTTTATGAATAACTTGTCCATTTGTTAACATTTCATTAGAACTAATTTCGGCATACTATTTTAACTAATTAACCAATATCACAATGGAAAAACTTAAACTTTTATTATTAGCCTTTTGCTTTGGCTTCTCAATGAATACATGGGCACAAAAAACAGAAGTGTCTGGTGTAGTTTTAGATGACAAAGGTATTCCGCTGCCTGCTGCCAATGTACTGGAGAAAGGAACTACGAATACAGTAACTACAGATTTTGATGGAAAATTTAAAATTTTGGCATCAAACAAAAATGCCACACTTATATTTTCCTTTATGGGATTTGAAGATCAGCCTCTTAAATTAGACGGAACCAAAACAAATTATTCAATTAAATTGCAGTCAACTACAACCAGCTTAGAACAGGTAGTCGTAGTAGGTTACGGAAAAGGATCTCGTAAAAATTTAACGACTTCGGTAACTTCTGTAAAAGCAGAAGATCTAAATCGAGGAGCCATCAGTGATGTTGGACAGCTTTTACAAGGTAAAGTTTCTGGTTTGAATATTTCATCAAGCGGCGATCCTACAAAAACGGCTTCTGTGGTTTTGCGTGGAGCATCGACATTAAATAGTTCTCAGGGACCTTTTTATGTAATTGATGGTATTCCTGGAGTGGATATCTCAGTAATTTCTCCAGATGACATTGCTACGATCGACGTTTTAAAAGATGCTGCCGCAACCGCAATTTACGGTAACCGAGCTGCCAATGGAGTGATCATGGTAACTACTAAAAAAGGAAGCAAGGGCAGAACCCAGATTGCGTATAATGGATATGTTGGCTGGGAAGAAGTTTCCAATAATCTCGATATGATGAATGCAGATCAGCTTAGAGATTTTACCACTAAAAACAATTTGAATTTTACTCCGGAAAATGATAAAGGTGCTAAAACTAACTGGCAAAAAGAAATTTTAAGACCAGGACGTGCGGCATCCAGCAGCCATAACTTGTCTATGAGCGGTGGAGGCGATCACGGAAATTATACTGCCAGTATTACTTCTCTTAATAAAGAAGGAGTAATGCAGAAAAGTGATTTTTCTCGTATTATTGCTCGTTTATCTGTTGAACAATATGCTTTTGATGACAAGGTTAAATTTGGTTTAAATGTTACTAACTCTACTACCAAATATCAAAATGTGCCACAGCGTAATACCGTTCTTTTGCAAGCCTCAAGTTATCTTCCTGTTTCTCCGGTAAGAAATGCTGATGGAAGTTTTTTTGAAAATTTTACAAGTCCGGGATATTTCAACCCAGTAGCTTTAATTGCACATGGTACAGACGAAACAAAAACGGACAACCTAGTAGGTAACATTACTGCAGAAGTAAAACTTCCGTTTGGAATTACGTATAATTTGAATGTAGCGCACCAGCGATTAACAGCATCTCATGGAGAATTTTATGACAGTTATTATTCACAATACAACAGTGCCAACTTTTACAACAATCCAGATCCGCCTTTGACAAAAACATTGGTTAATTTTGGTGTAAATGGTTCTGCATTAAGAAACTCTTACGAAACTAGAAACAATATTATTGAAAGCTTCTTTACTTGGGATAAATCATTTGGCGAGCATAAAATAAAAGCCGTTTTAGGGTATTCATGGCAGGAAAATACGTTAGGAGATGGTTTTCAGGCTACAACCACAAACTTTCCTGTAGACAATGTTGGGTATAATAACTTAGCTTTAAGTAACTATACTTCGGTAAATGGTTATGTAGTAAATTTTGGTGATAGTAAAGCATACCAGCAGACACGTTTGATTTCTTACTTTGGACGTTTAAATTACAACTATAAAGACAAATACCTTTTACAAGGATCACTTAGAAGAGACGGTGGTTCTATGTTTGGAGCTAATAACCGCTGGGGATATTTCCCTTCCGTAGGTGGTGCTTGGAGATTGGATAAAGAAAATTTCATGAAAGACCAAAACTTTTTCAGTGATTTGAAACTGCGTGGAAGCTGGGGGGTAACTGGTAACTCGTCTGGATTTAATGCATACACAGCGCAATTTATTTCAGGAAGTTTAGGTACTTTTTATTACAACGGACAGCAGATTGGAGCTTACGGACCAAACCAAGCAGCAAACCCTGATTTGAAATGGGAAAAAACTGCTACAGCCAATATTGGTCTTGACTTCTCAATCTTAAAAGGAAAAGTAACAGGTTCTATTGACGTTTACGACAAGAAAACAACAGATATGATCTTCAACTACAATGTTAATCCAGTATTGGTGCCAGTAGGAACAATTGTAGCCAACGGAGGAACAATGTCGAATAAAGGTATTGAGGTAAGCTTAAGCACAACTCCAGTAAAAACAGCAGATTTCAGCTGGACGACTA
This is a stretch of genomic DNA from Flavobacterium endoglycinae. It encodes these proteins:
- a CDS encoding SusC/RagA family TonB-linked outer membrane protein — translated: MEKLKLLLLAFCFGFSMNTWAQKTEVSGVVLDDKGIPLPAANVLEKGTTNTVTTDFDGKFKILASNKNATLIFSFMGFEDQPLKLDGTKTNYSIKLQSTTTSLEQVVVVGYGKGSRKNLTTSVTSVKAEDLNRGAISDVGQLLQGKVSGLNISSSGDPTKTASVVLRGASTLNSSQGPFYVIDGIPGVDISVISPDDIATIDVLKDAAATAIYGNRAANGVIMVTTKKGSKGRTQIAYNGYVGWEEVSNNLDMMNADQLRDFTTKNNLNFTPENDKGAKTNWQKEILRPGRAASSSHNLSMSGGGDHGNYTASITSLNKEGVMQKSDFSRIIARLSVEQYAFDDKVKFGLNVTNSTTKYQNVPQRNTVLLQASSYLPVSPVRNADGSFFENFTSPGYFNPVALIAHGTDETKTDNLVGNITAEVKLPFGITYNLNVAHQRLTASHGEFYDSYYSQYNSANFYNNPDPPLTKTLVNFGVNGSALRNSYETRNNIIESFFTWDKSFGEHKIKAVLGYSWQENTLGDGFQATTTNFPVDNVGYNNLALSNYTSVNGYVVNFGDSKAYQQTRLISYFGRLNYNYKDKYLLQGSLRRDGGSMFGANNRWGYFPSVGGAWRLDKENFMKDQNFFSDLKLRGSWGVTGNSSGFNAYTAQFISGSLGTFYYNGQQIGAYGPNQAANPDLKWEKTATANIGLDFSILKGKVTGSIDVYDKKTTDMIFNYNVNPVLVPVGTIVANGGTMSNKGIEVSLSTTPVKTADFSWTTNINLAHNKNEIVKLTSPFFVGGDSIRRVQPDGGGQTGSTLQIFKEGKPLGQFFTLKYAGKNANGVSQYYDKNGDLTTTPQIGVDYHYAGSAQPKLLVGWANNFQYKKFDLSIFFRGVFGNKIFNATRADLFRPSTAMTNNILVDAGNESPNDLNAYKYSDRFIEDGSYVRLDNMTLGYNFGKVGRYISSVRIYQTINNVFVITKYRGIDPEVEQGGTAPGVDSNNFYPKTRTYMFGLNVIF